From a single Apium graveolens cultivar Ventura chromosome 2, ASM990537v1, whole genome shotgun sequence genomic region:
- the LOC141690930 gene encoding uncharacterized protein LOC141690930, producing MVSVLSPIPFAIWAIVFVGILPTSTRHAKYCIIIINYMTKWVEAKPLSAITEEVARKFFLEQIILRFRIPKKFSSVSHLQGNGAVEAANKVIFQGIKKRLGEAKRRWAEELPWVLWACRTTPRSSIRETPFRLAYGTDALVPVEVGLETYRTEIYEVEVNHFSIRARVDLLEEEREAAHQNNIKYLLQAAQYYNFGIKKRPFGIGDFVLREIYASIPMKQGKLQPNWEDPIK from the exons ATGGTTTCAGTTCTCAGCCCCATACCTTTCGCAATATGGGCCATAGTCTTTGTTGGCATTCTACCTACTAGCACAAGACATGCAAAATATTGCATCATTATCATTAACTACATGACAAAGTGGGTTGAAGCCAAGCCACTGTCTGCCATAACCGAAGAAGTAGCTAGAAAATTCTTCCTTGAGCAAATCATTTTGAGATTCAGAATCCCGAAG AAGTTTAGTTCAGTTTCTCATCTCCAAGGCAATGGGGCGGTCGAGGCAGCTAATAAGGTGATTTTCCAAGGTATTAAAAAGAGATTGGGCGAAGCTAAGAGAAGATGGGCAGAAGAGTTACCATGGGTGCTGTGGGCTTGCCGAACGACACCCAGATCATCTATCAGGGAAACCCCTTTCAGATTAGCCTATGGAACAGATGCCTTGGTACCAGTTGAAGTGGGTCTAGAAACTTACCGAACGGAGATTTATGAAGTGGAAGTCAACCACTTCAGTATAAGGGCGAGGGTAGACCTGCTAGAGGAAGAAAGAGAAgcagcccaccaaaataatataaaatatctATTACAGGCCGCACAATACTACAATTTTGGCATTAAGAAAAGGCCATTTGGGATTGGTGACTTCGTCCTAAGGGAGATATATGCGTCTATACCAATGAAGCAGGGAAAGCTTCAGCCGAACTGGGAAGACCCTATAAAGTAA